A window of the Natronomonas salina genome harbors these coding sequences:
- a CDS encoding carbon starvation CstA family protein, producing the protein MAGVIWIVALVLSTFTVAYVGYGRYLSQFLELDDERETPAHKYEDGQEYVPAKRPVLLGHHYSSIAGGAPIVGPITAAFVWGWVPAVLWVAIGNPLLGAVHDFSSLSSSVRHEGKSIGYIIGQYLGDRGKNMLLWFAFLLIILVVAVFALVIGLVFDAYPAAATSSLIYIGLAVVFGVWLYQLDLPFAIGTVVFVAGVFASVWAGIQAPLAIVGEHPEGTFVLLDSAPFWMPELLGSANIGAWVLVVLLYGGAASVLPVWLLLQPRDYLSSFLLYAGVGGALLAVIVGTFVTGMDATTGGSALSFEISLGAWNGFFGGGSPFADSLPLMPLFPLLFITIACGTISGFHSLVSSGTTAKQLDKETDARLIGYGGMLAEGLLAAVALCAVAVVAAPEATGGIGLALPNFALGGGAILTALGVPFAVGEVFMALVLSAFLLTSMDTACRLGRYMLEEVVGTPQTTVQEYGANRYASTAIIVIAAFFLLGSGRWEDLWTLFGGANQLLAAMALLTVTVWLANWDETKQLVSTGVPMALMVVITVAGLLWVSLYQVLGGRLLGITAEAETTLLGQVSAVVQLVIALTLVGLAVSLVWMGYGNLRDLGRIGDEPAVADGGEPEADDD; encoded by the coding sequence ATGGCAGGAGTAATATGGATCGTGGCGCTGGTGCTCTCGACGTTCACCGTCGCGTACGTTGGCTACGGACGGTACCTGTCCCAGTTCCTCGAACTGGACGACGAGCGTGAGACACCGGCTCACAAGTACGAGGACGGCCAGGAGTACGTACCGGCGAAACGACCAGTGCTGCTCGGGCACCACTACTCGAGCATCGCGGGCGGCGCGCCGATCGTCGGCCCCATCACGGCCGCGTTCGTGTGGGGGTGGGTCCCGGCGGTGCTGTGGGTCGCCATCGGGAACCCCCTGCTGGGCGCGGTCCACGACTTCAGTTCGCTGTCGAGCAGCGTCCGCCACGAGGGCAAGTCGATCGGGTACATCATCGGTCAGTACCTCGGCGACCGCGGGAAGAACATGCTGCTGTGGTTCGCCTTCCTGCTCATCATCCTCGTGGTGGCGGTGTTCGCGCTGGTCATCGGCCTCGTCTTCGACGCCTACCCCGCGGCGGCGACGTCGAGTCTGATCTACATCGGGCTCGCGGTCGTGTTCGGGGTCTGGCTCTACCAGCTGGACCTGCCGTTCGCCATCGGGACCGTCGTGTTCGTCGCGGGCGTGTTTGCGTCCGTCTGGGCGGGCATCCAGGCGCCGCTCGCCATCGTCGGCGAGCACCCCGAGGGGACCTTCGTGCTGCTCGACTCGGCGCCGTTCTGGATGCCGGAGCTACTCGGGAGCGCCAACATCGGCGCCTGGGTGCTGGTGGTCCTGCTGTACGGCGGGGCCGCCAGCGTCCTGCCGGTGTGGCTGCTGCTCCAGCCCCGGGACTACCTGTCGTCGTTCCTGCTGTACGCCGGCGTCGGCGGCGCCCTGCTCGCCGTGATCGTCGGGACGTTCGTCACCGGGATGGACGCGACGACCGGCGGCTCGGCGCTCAGCTTCGAGATATCGCTGGGCGCCTGGAACGGGTTCTTCGGCGGCGGCAGCCCGTTCGCCGACAGCCTCCCGCTGATGCCGCTGTTCCCGCTGCTGTTCATCACCATCGCCTGCGGGACGATCAGCGGCTTCCACTCGCTGGTCTCCTCCGGGACGACGGCCAAGCAGCTCGACAAGGAGACCGACGCCCGGCTCATCGGCTACGGCGGCATGCTCGCCGAGGGGCTGCTCGCGGCGGTGGCGCTGTGCGCCGTCGCGGTCGTCGCGGCCCCGGAGGCCACGGGCGGCATCGGGCTCGCACTCCCCAACTTCGCGCTCGGCGGCGGCGCCATCCTGACCGCCCTCGGCGTCCCGTTCGCCGTCGGCGAGGTGTTCATGGCGCTCGTGCTCTCGGCGTTCCTGCTGACGAGCATGGACACCGCCTGCCGGCTGGGGCGGTACATGCTCGAGGAGGTCGTCGGGACGCCACAGACGACGGTCCAGGAGTACGGCGCCAACCGCTACGCCAGCACCGCGATCATCGTCATCGCGGCGTTCTTCCTCCTCGGGAGCGGCCGCTGGGAGGACCTCTGGACGCTGTTCGGCGGCGCCAACCAGCTGCTGGCGGCGATGGCGCTGCTGACCGTCACCGTCTGGCTCGCCAACTGGGACGAGACCAAGCAGCTCGTCTCGACCGGCGTCCCGATGGCGCTGATGGTCGTCATCACCGTCGCCGGGCTGCTGTGGGTGTCGCTGTACCAGGTGCTCGGCGGCCGGCTGCTCGGCATCACCGCCGAGGCGGAGACGACGCTGCTCGGGCAGGTGTCGGCGGTCGTCCAGCTGGTCATCGCGCTGACGCTGGTCGGGCTGGCCGTGTCGCTGGTCTGGATGGGCTACGGCAACCTGCGCGATCTCGGACGGATCGGCGACGAACCGGCCGTGGCCGACGGGGGTGAGCCCGAAGCGGACGACGACTGA
- a CDS encoding ArsA family ATPase yields MAAFTFFGGKGGVGKTTVSAAYGLKCARDGLETLVVSTDPAHSTSDVFDQQFDDEPGPVAGYDGLSAMEIDPDEAVDEHFQELRRQLGEQLSPAMVNEISMQLEMAHRTPGAYEAALFDRFVEVMRGADDYDRVVFDTSPTGGTLRLLALPEYLERWIDQLLSKRRKSVEYFERAAIGEKRTAELIESDPIVARLQERKETFAYAGETLREESSFTLVLNPDELSIRETERALASMREADLRVDGLVVNRLTPEPDPEEEGRGARFLRDRVETERARLAEIRERFEVPVAAEIETRVREVKGDLLEEVADELALSTALGH; encoded by the coding sequence ATGGCCGCGTTCACCTTCTTCGGCGGCAAGGGCGGCGTCGGCAAGACGACGGTCTCGGCGGCCTACGGGCTGAAGTGCGCCCGCGACGGCCTGGAGACCCTGGTCGTCTCGACGGATCCCGCCCACAGTACCTCGGACGTCTTCGACCAGCAGTTCGACGACGAACCCGGCCCCGTCGCGGGGTACGACGGCCTCTCCGCGATGGAGATCGACCCCGACGAGGCGGTCGACGAGCACTTCCAGGAGTTGCGCCGTCAGCTCGGCGAGCAGCTCAGCCCCGCGATGGTCAACGAGATATCGATGCAGCTCGAGATGGCCCACCGGACGCCCGGCGCCTACGAGGCGGCGCTGTTCGACCGGTTCGTCGAGGTGATGCGCGGCGCCGACGACTACGACCGCGTCGTCTTCGACACCTCGCCGACCGGCGGGACCCTCCGGCTGCTCGCGCTCCCGGAGTACCTCGAGCGGTGGATCGACCAGCTGCTCTCGAAGCGCCGCAAGAGCGTGGAGTACTTCGAGCGGGCCGCCATCGGCGAGAAGCGGACGGCGGAGCTGATCGAGTCCGACCCCATCGTCGCCCGACTGCAGGAGCGCAAGGAGACCTTCGCCTACGCCGGCGAGACGCTCCGCGAGGAGTCGTCGTTCACGCTCGTGCTCAACCCGGACGAGCTGTCGATCCGGGAGACCGAGCGGGCGCTCGCGTCGATGCGCGAGGCCGACCTGCGGGTGGACGGCCTCGTCGTCAACAGATTGACGCCGGAACCCGACCCCGAGGAGGAGGGCCGCGGCGCGCGGTTCCTCCGGGACCGCGTCGAGACCGAGCGGGCGCGGCTCGCGGAGATCCGCGAGCGCTTCGAGGTCCCGGTCGCCGCCGAGATCGAGACCCGCGTCCGGGAGGTGAAGGGCGACCTGCTCGAGGAGGTCGCCGACGAACTGGCGCTGTCGACCGCGCTGGGCCACTGA
- a CDS encoding SRPBCC family protein yields MRTVEVSRFVRAQPARVERALDPASIVAYEGSFSVFDVRERASDTLVVAGGSGLELTLRFEEREDGFYYEQEEGEGQPLETMETTLTYAPKDEGTAVTASSTVGMGLRPAFLTDRLAAWKRRGELRRALDALAEDVE; encoded by the coding sequence ATGCGGACGGTCGAGGTCTCCCGGTTCGTCCGCGCCCAGCCCGCCCGGGTCGAGCGCGCCCTGGACCCGGCGTCCATCGTGGCCTACGAGGGGAGCTTCTCGGTGTTCGACGTCCGGGAGCGGGCCTCGGACACGCTCGTCGTCGCCGGCGGCTCGGGCCTGGAGCTGACCCTGCGGTTCGAGGAGCGCGAGGACGGCTTCTACTACGAGCAGGAGGAGGGAGAGGGCCAGCCCTTGGAGACCATGGAGACGACGCTGACGTACGCGCCGAAGGACGAGGGGACCGCCGTGACGGCGTCGTCGACGGTCGGGATGGGACTTCGGCCGGCGTTCCTCACCGACCGCCTGGCCGCCTGGAAGCGCCGCGGCGAACTCCGGCGGGCGCTCGACGCGCTCGCCGAGGACGTCGAGTGA
- a CDS encoding NADPH:quinone reductase yields the protein MRAVRLSEHGGTDVMSVEDVPRPDPGEHELLVEVDAAGVNPVDTYFRDGSYEPVGLPFTPGVDVAGVVVELGADVEGVETGDRVFGTGIGNAGHQGSYAEFATVPADRVVHLPDGVDAAEAGAAGVVAGTAWRALVDHAALDPAEYCLVHGGSGGVGHAAVQIADAVSARTITTASPTYHDAVADLGADVVLDYGSDDLADEVLSASDGGVDVVLDHRLDDYLQFDADVAAERARVVGIGENDPTPGFTNDGAARSKDVTYTFMSMFNTPDLRVPLRGVAHLMDVGELSVEVARRYDLEEAGEAQRAVMEDSFLGKLVVEP from the coding sequence ATGAGAGCTGTACGCCTCTCCGAGCACGGCGGGACCGACGTGATGAGCGTCGAGGACGTGCCGCGTCCCGACCCGGGCGAGCACGAACTGCTGGTGGAGGTCGACGCCGCGGGCGTCAATCCGGTGGACACGTACTTCCGCGACGGCTCCTACGAGCCGGTCGGGCTCCCCTTCACGCCCGGCGTCGACGTCGCCGGCGTCGTCGTCGAACTCGGCGCGGACGTCGAGGGGGTCGAGACCGGCGACCGGGTCTTCGGCACCGGCATCGGCAACGCCGGCCACCAGGGCAGCTACGCGGAGTTCGCGACGGTGCCGGCCGATCGGGTCGTCCACCTCCCCGACGGCGTCGACGCCGCCGAGGCGGGCGCGGCGGGGGTCGTGGCCGGGACGGCCTGGCGAGCGCTGGTCGACCACGCGGCCCTCGACCCGGCGGAGTACTGCCTCGTCCACGGCGGCTCGGGCGGCGTCGGCCACGCCGCAGTCCAGATCGCCGACGCGGTGAGCGCGCGGACGATCACCACCGCCTCGCCGACGTACCACGACGCCGTCGCCGACCTGGGGGCAGACGTCGTCCTGGACTACGGCAGCGACGACCTCGCCGACGAGGTGCTGTCGGCCTCGGACGGCGGCGTCGACGTCGTGCTGGACCACCGCCTCGACGACTACCTCCAGTTCGACGCCGACGTCGCCGCCGAGCGCGCGAGGGTCGTCGGCATCGGCGAGAACGACCCCACCCCAGGGTTCACGAACGACGGCGCCGCCCGCTCGAAGGACGTCACCTACACGTTCATGTCGATGTTCAACACGCCGGACCTCCGGGTCCCGCTCCGCGGGGTCGCCCACCTCATGGACGTCGGGGAGCTCTCCGTCGAGGTCGCCCGGCGCTACGACCTCGAGGAGGCCGGGGAGGCCCAGCGCGCCGTCATGGAGGACAGCTTCCTCGGGAAGCTCGTCGTCGAGCCCTGA
- the rpl18a gene encoding 50S ribosomal protein L18Ae, which produces MSEFTVRGTFPARYGDQEFEKQVDAPNEDVAVERVYSEFGSQHGLKRTQIAIDGVDA; this is translated from the coding sequence ATGAGTGAGTTCACCGTCCGGGGCACGTTCCCGGCTCGCTACGGCGACCAGGAGTTCGAGAAGCAGGTCGACGCCCCGAACGAGGACGTCGCGGTCGAACGCGTCTACTCGGAGTTCGGCTCCCAGCACGGGCTCAAGCGCACGCAGATCGCCATCGACGGGGTGGACGCATGA
- the pfdA gene encoding prefoldin subunit alpha produces the protein MSLGGGGGGGAMQQIQQQLQALEEEKQAIEAEIESVRQEQSEIDEAIEAIEALETGSTVQVPLGGGAYVRAEVQDMDEVVVGLGGGYAAERDGEGAIESLEQKKDTLDDRIEELESEIDEVEEESENLEQKAQQAQQQQMQQMQQQMQQQDDE, from the coding sequence ATGAGCCTCGGCGGCGGCGGTGGCGGCGGCGCCATGCAGCAGATCCAGCAGCAACTGCAGGCCCTCGAGGAGGAGAAGCAGGCCATCGAGGCCGAGATCGAGAGCGTCCGCCAGGAGCAATCCGAGATCGACGAGGCCATCGAGGCCATCGAGGCCCTGGAGACGGGCTCGACGGTGCAGGTGCCCCTCGGCGGCGGCGCCTACGTCCGCGCGGAGGTCCAGGACATGGACGAGGTCGTCGTCGGCCTCGGCGGCGGCTACGCGGCCGAGCGAGACGGCGAGGGTGCCATCGAGTCCCTCGAGCAGAAGAAGGACACCCTCGACGACCGCATCGAGGAGCTCGAGAGCGAGATCGACGAGGTCGAGGAGGAGTCCGAGAACCTCGAGCAGAAGGCCCAGCAGGCCCAGCAGCAGCAGATGCAGCAGATGCAGCAGCAGATGCAGCAGCAGGACGACGAGTAA
- the ftsY gene encoding signal recognition particle-docking protein FtsY, which translates to MFDGLKDKLGRFKDDVEEQADEPDDAEAEAAAESPPDAESEPADPAAPAEETAESPAEPADADDGGADESDSDDGPGLAKKTMLAATGKTIITEEELEEPLEQLELELLQGDVEMSVAREITDQIRERLVGETRKQVESGEQVVQRAIADALREVIGVGQFDFEQRLVDAEKPVVVVFTGVNGVGKTTSIAKMSRWLEERGLSSVLANGDTYRAGANEQIEEHAGALDTKIITHEQGGDPAAVIYDAVEYAEANDVDVVLGDTAGRLHTSNDLMAQLEKIDRVVDPDMTLFVDEAVAGQDATNRAREFNDAAEIDGTVLTKADADSQGGAAISIAQVTGKPILFLGTGQGYDDLERFDPDVIVDRLLEGDED; encoded by the coding sequence ATGTTCGACGGACTGAAAGACAAGCTCGGCCGCTTCAAGGACGACGTCGAGGAGCAGGCCGACGAACCGGACGACGCCGAGGCGGAAGCCGCGGCTGAATCGCCGCCCGACGCCGAATCCGAGCCCGCCGACCCAGCAGCGCCGGCCGAGGAGACCGCGGAGTCACCCGCGGAACCTGCCGACGCCGACGACGGCGGCGCCGACGAGTCCGACTCGGACGACGGCCCAGGGCTGGCGAAGAAGACGATGCTGGCGGCGACGGGCAAGACGATCATCACCGAGGAGGAGCTCGAGGAGCCCCTCGAGCAGCTTGAGCTGGAGCTGCTGCAGGGCGACGTCGAGATGAGCGTCGCCCGCGAGATCACCGACCAGATCCGCGAGCGGCTGGTCGGCGAGACGCGCAAGCAGGTCGAGTCCGGCGAGCAGGTCGTCCAGCGCGCCATCGCCGACGCCCTCCGGGAGGTCATCGGCGTCGGCCAGTTCGACTTCGAGCAGCGGCTCGTCGACGCGGAGAAGCCGGTCGTCGTCGTCTTCACCGGCGTCAACGGCGTCGGGAAGACGACCTCCATCGCGAAGATGTCCCGCTGGCTCGAGGAGCGCGGCCTCTCGTCGGTGCTGGCCAACGGCGACACCTACCGCGCCGGCGCCAACGAGCAGATCGAGGAGCACGCGGGTGCCCTCGACACCAAGATCATCACCCACGAGCAGGGCGGCGACCCGGCGGCGGTCATCTACGACGCCGTCGAGTACGCCGAGGCCAACGACGTCGACGTCGTCCTCGGCGACACCGCCGGTCGACTCCACACCTCCAACGACCTGATGGCGCAACTGGAAAAGATCGACCGCGTCGTCGACCCCGACATGACGCTGTTCGTCGACGAGGCCGTCGCCGGCCAGGACGCGACGAACCGCGCCAGGGAGTTCAACGACGCCGCCGAGATCGACGGGACCGTCCTCACGAAGGCCGACGCCGACTCCCAGGGCGGCGCCGCCATCTCCATCGCGCAGGTGACCGGCAAGCCGATCCTCTTCCTCGGCACCGGCCAGGGGTACGACGACCTCGAGCGCTTCGACCCCGACGTCATCGTCGACCGGCTGCTCGAAGGCGACGAGGACTGA
- a CDS encoding crotonase/enoyl-CoA hydratase family protein, whose product MSDSVSYEREGPVAVVTVDRPQRRNAIDDETARALGDAWERFDDDEDALVGVLTGSEGTFSAGADLKAMDLEDRPEGWLGFTRTRVSKPTVAAIEGHCVAGGLEMALWCDLRVAGETATFGCFERRFGVPLVDGGTQRLPHVVGLGRALELILTGRELDPETAKEWGLVNRVVGDGEALDAAVELAETVAGFPQETVRTDREAVYDGLGASLQQGLAAEGWHGSRAMETAASGADRFAGGEGRGGEGVPDEE is encoded by the coding sequence ATGTCCGACTCCGTCAGCTACGAGCGGGAGGGGCCGGTCGCCGTGGTCACGGTCGACCGGCCGCAGCGGCGAAACGCCATCGACGACGAAACCGCCAGGGCGCTCGGCGACGCCTGGGAGCGCTTCGACGACGACGAGGACGCCCTGGTCGGCGTGCTGACCGGCAGCGAGGGGACGTTCTCGGCCGGCGCGGACCTGAAGGCGATGGACCTGGAGGACCGCCCCGAGGGGTGGCTCGGGTTCACCCGCACGCGCGTCTCGAAGCCCACCGTCGCTGCCATCGAGGGCCACTGCGTCGCCGGCGGCCTCGAGATGGCGCTGTGGTGCGACCTCCGGGTGGCCGGCGAGACCGCCACCTTCGGCTGCTTCGAGCGCCGCTTCGGCGTGCCGCTGGTCGACGGCGGCACCCAGCGGCTGCCGCACGTCGTCGGCCTCGGGCGAGCGCTGGAGCTGATCCTGACCGGCCGCGAACTCGACCCCGAGACGGCGAAGGAGTGGGGACTCGTCAACCGGGTCGTCGGCGACGGCGAGGCGCTCGACGCCGCCGTGGAACTCGCCGAGACCGTCGCGGGCTTCCCCCAGGAGACCGTCCGGACCGACCGGGAGGCGGTGTACGACGGCCTCGGCGCCAGCCTCCAGCAGGGGCTCGCCGCGGAGGGGTGGCACGGCTCGCGCGCGATGGAGACGGCCGCGAGCGGGGCCGACCGGTTCGCCGGCGGCGAGGGCCGCGGCGGCGAGGGCGTCCCGGACGAGGAGTAA
- a CDS encoding single-stranded-DNA-specific exonuclease RecJ encodes MAAADAPVPELQARATACAERLLAADRVLLASHIDADGLTSAAVASSALERAGIPFETVFEKQLDAASVAGIAERDYDTVLFTDFGSGQLDVIADHEAAGDFTPVVADHHQPADADTEFHLNPLLEGIDGASELSGAGAAYVLSRALAEAGDTEPRLGNRDLAALAVVGAVGDMQASGGELHGSNSGIVAEGVEAGVLEETKDLSVYGKQTRPLPKLLEFASDVRIPGITNDERGAVSFLDDLEVDCRADGQWKRWVDLADDEKQTVASALVRHAVSRGVPAFKIDRLVGTSYILAEEEQGTELRDASEFSTLLNATARYERADVGLAVCLGDRAGALDRARELLRNHRRNLSEGIEWVENTGVTKEEHLQWFDAGDEIRETIVGIIAGMSMGADGVARDMPIVAFARKNDEETKVSGRGTGPLVGEGLDLSVVMREASQAAGGDGGGHDVAAGATIPAGNEATFVEHADRIVGEQLD; translated from the coding sequence ATGGCTGCCGCCGACGCCCCCGTCCCCGAGTTGCAGGCCCGCGCGACCGCGTGCGCCGAGCGACTGCTCGCCGCCGACCGCGTCCTGCTGGCCTCGCACATCGACGCCGACGGACTGACGAGCGCCGCGGTCGCCTCCTCGGCGCTCGAACGTGCCGGAATCCCCTTCGAGACGGTCTTCGAGAAGCAACTCGACGCCGCCTCCGTCGCCGGCATCGCCGAACGGGACTACGATACGGTCCTGTTCACCGACTTCGGCAGCGGTCAGCTGGACGTCATCGCCGACCACGAGGCGGCCGGCGACTTCACCCCCGTTGTCGCCGACCACCACCAGCCCGCCGACGCGGACACGGAGTTCCACCTCAACCCGCTGCTGGAGGGCATCGACGGCGCCTCGGAGCTCTCCGGCGCGGGGGCGGCGTACGTCCTCTCGCGCGCGTTGGCCGAGGCGGGCGATACCGAACCGCGCCTCGGCAACCGCGACCTCGCGGCGCTGGCGGTCGTCGGCGCCGTCGGCGACATGCAGGCCTCCGGCGGCGAACTCCACGGCTCGAACAGCGGCATCGTCGCCGAGGGGGTCGAGGCCGGCGTCCTCGAGGAGACGAAGGACCTCTCGGTGTACGGCAAGCAGACCCGCCCGCTGCCGAAGCTACTGGAGTTCGCCTCCGACGTCCGGATCCCCGGCATCACGAACGACGAGCGCGGCGCGGTCTCGTTCCTCGACGACCTCGAGGTCGACTGCCGGGCCGACGGGCAGTGGAAGCGGTGGGTGGATCTCGCCGACGACGAGAAGCAGACGGTCGCCAGCGCGCTCGTCCGCCACGCCGTCAGTCGGGGTGTCCCGGCGTTCAAGATCGACCGGCTGGTCGGGACCTCCTACATCCTCGCCGAGGAGGAGCAAGGGACGGAACTCCGCGACGCCAGCGAGTTCTCGACGCTGTTGAACGCGACGGCCCGCTACGAGCGCGCGGACGTGGGGCTGGCGGTCTGCCTCGGCGACCGGGCGGGCGCCCTCGACCGCGCGCGCGAACTGCTGCGGAACCACCGTCGGAACCTCTCGGAGGGCATCGAGTGGGTCGAGAACACGGGCGTCACGAAGGAGGAGCACCTCCAGTGGTTCGACGCCGGCGACGAGATCCGCGAGACCATCGTCGGCATCATCGCCGGCATGTCCATGGGTGCCGACGGGGTGGCCCGCGACATGCCCATCGTCGCCTTCGCCCGCAAGAACGACGAGGAGACGAAGGTCTCCGGGCGCGGGACGGGCCCGCTCGTCGGCGAGGGGCTGGACCTCTCCGTCGTGATGCGGGAGGCCTCCCAGGCCGCCGGCGGCGACGGCGGCGGCCACGACGTCGCCGCGGGCGCCACCATCCCGGCCGGCAACGAGGCGACGTTCGTCGAGCACGCCGACCGCATCGTCGGCGAGCAGCTCGACTGA
- a CDS encoding RNA 2'-phosphotransferase encodes MTDPGIDEGRRTRLSKFLSGLLRHFPDEYGVDLDAGGWADRETVEAVVTDRYDWADADAVAAVVTADPKGRFETRDGEIRAAYGHSVDVDLDAGDGEAADQGDVPTTLYHGTAPGNLDAILEEGLRPMGRREVHLSPDVETARAVGRRHADEAAILEVDVGEMRDDGFRVSERGPETYTADRVPPAYLSRLD; translated from the coding sequence GTGACCGACCCGGGAATCGACGAGGGCCGCCGAACGCGGCTCTCGAAGTTCCTCTCCGGGCTGCTCCGGCACTTCCCCGACGAGTACGGCGTGGACCTCGACGCCGGGGGCTGGGCAGATCGGGAGACGGTCGAGGCGGTCGTCACCGACCGCTACGACTGGGCGGACGCCGACGCCGTCGCGGCGGTGGTGACGGCGGACCCGAAGGGCCGGTTCGAGACGCGGGACGGGGAGATCCGGGCCGCGTACGGCCACTCTGTCGACGTGGATCTCGACGCAGGGGACGGCGAGGCGGCCGACCAGGGCGACGTTCCGACGACGCTCTACCACGGGACGGCGCCGGGCAACCTCGACGCTATCCTCGAGGAGGGCCTCCGCCCGATGGGCCGCCGGGAGGTCCACCTCTCGCCGGACGTCGAGACCGCCCGGGCGGTCGGACGGCGACACGCCGACGAGGCCGCAATCCTCGAAGTGGACGTGGGGGAGATGCGAGACGACGGGTTCCGTGTCTCCGAGCGCGGCCCCGAGACCTACACGGCGGACCGCGTCCCGCCGGCGTACCTCTCGCGGCTCGACTGA
- a CDS encoding uroporphyrinogen-III synthase: protein MPETVAFFRPDDERAAEAAEIVESLGAEPLSDPMLAVEPTGAAPREDADFLILTSKTGVELADEAGWQPEGSVVAIGSSTAAKLREAGYAVDRMPETYTSAGLVGELEADAPGARIEVARSDHGSPVLTDGLNDAGAYVHETVLYRLIRPERAGESAIASAEGDLAGACFTSSLTVEHFLDAAADRGIRDEAIEGLNRAVVGTIGPPTREVAETHGIEVDVVPEVAEFEALAEAVVDRL from the coding sequence ATGCCTGAGACGGTCGCGTTCTTCCGGCCAGACGACGAGAGGGCGGCTGAAGCCGCCGAAATCGTCGAGTCGCTCGGCGCCGAGCCGCTGTCGGACCCGATGCTCGCCGTCGAACCGACGGGCGCCGCACCCCGCGAGGACGCCGATTTCCTGATCCTGACGAGCAAGACCGGCGTCGAACTCGCCGACGAGGCCGGGTGGCAGCCCGAGGGTTCGGTCGTCGCCATCGGCTCGTCGACCGCCGCCAAGCTGCGCGAAGCGGGCTACGCGGTCGACCGGATGCCGGAGACATACACCTCGGCTGGGCTGGTCGGGGAACTCGAGGCCGACGCTCCCGGCGCGCGGATCGAGGTCGCCCGGTCGGACCACGGCTCGCCGGTGCTCACCGACGGCCTGAACGACGCCGGCGCCTACGTCCACGAGACGGTCCTCTACCGGCTGATTCGCCCGGAGAGGGCCGGCGAGTCGGCCATAGCGTCCGCGGAGGGCGACCTCGCGGGGGCCTGTTTCACCTCCTCGCTGACCGTCGAGCACTTCCTCGACGCCGCCGCCGACCGGGGCATCCGCGACGAGGCGATCGAGGGGCTGAACCGCGCGGTCGTCGGCACCATCGGCCCGCCGACGCGGGAGGTCGCCGAGACCCACGGCATCGAGGTCGACGTCGTCCCCGAGGTCGCCGAGTTCGAGGCCCTGGCCGAGGCGGTCGTCGACCGGCTGTGA
- the cobA gene encoding uroporphyrinogen-III C-methyltransferase, with translation MTGKVYLVGSGPGDPELMTVKARRLVDEADVVLHDKLPGPEILESIPEERREDVGKRAGGEWTPQEYTNRRLVELAEEGKTVVRLKGGDPFVFGRGGEEAEHLAANEIPFEYVPGITSAVAGPGVAGIPVTHRDHTSSVSFVTGHEDPTKEESAIDWHALADTGGTLVVLMGVGKLPMYTEELRSAGMPPETPVALVERATWPDQRVATGTLETIVDVRDEEGIDPPAITVIGGVAASRGRVEAFLQNGRNENER, from the coding sequence ATGACCGGGAAGGTCTACCTCGTCGGCAGCGGCCCCGGCGACCCCGAACTCATGACCGTGAAGGCCCGCCGACTCGTCGACGAGGCCGACGTCGTCCTCCACGACAAGCTCCCGGGCCCGGAGATCCTGGAGTCCATCCCCGAGGAGCGACGGGAGGACGTCGGCAAGCGCGCCGGCGGCGAGTGGACGCCCCAGGAGTACACCAACCGCCGGCTGGTCGAGCTCGCCGAGGAGGGCAAGACCGTCGTGCGGCTCAAGGGCGGGGACCCGTTCGTCTTCGGTCGCGGCGGCGAGGAGGCCGAGCACCTCGCGGCCAACGAGATTCCCTTCGAGTACGTGCCGGGCATCACGAGCGCGGTGGCCGGCCCCGGCGTGGCCGGCATCCCGGTCACGCACCGCGATCACACCTCCTCGGTCTCTTTCGTCACCGGCCACGAGGACCCCACGAAGGAGGAGTCGGCCATCGACTGGCACGCACTCGCCGACACGGGCGGGACGCTGGTCGTCCTGATGGGCGTCGGCAAACTCCCGATGTACACCGAGGAGCTCCGTTCGGCCGGCATGCCGCCGGAGACGCCGGTCGCGCTGGTCGAGCGGGCGACGTGGCCCGATCAGCGAGTCGCCACGGGGACGCTGGAGACCATCGTCGACGTACGGGACGAAGAGGGTATCGATCCCCCCGCGATCACCGTCATCGGCGGTGTCGCGGCCTCTCGTGGCCGCGTGGAAGCGTTCCTGCAGAACGGCCGTAACGAGAACGAAAGATGA